One Skermanella pratensis genomic window, ACCGGGGCTGGACCATCAGGGCCATTTCGGACAGCCAGCGGAACAGGTCCAGGTCGCGGCGGAACGCCAGCTCGATCCCCGGCCGCAGCACCTTGACCGCGACCTCCCGCGACCGCAGGTCGTCGGCGTCCAGGTCGTGCTCGCCATTGCGGTCCCGGCGGGTCGCGACCACGGCGAAATGGACCTGGGCGATCGAGGCCGCGGCGACCGGCTTCTCGTCGAAGCTCTCGTAGATCTCCTCGATCGGCCGTCCCAGCTCCGCCTCGATGATCCGGCGGGCCTCCGAGGTGGGGAAGGGCGGCAGCTTGTCCTGAAGCTCGGCCAGGTCGGCGGCGATCGCCTCGCCGACCAGGTCCGACCGGGTGGACAGGATCTGGCCGAGCTTGATGAAGCTGGGCCCCAGGTCGCGGAGCGCCGCGGCGATCCGCTGGCCCGGCCGCCCGGGAACGCCCTTGGCGGAGAACAGGCGGGCGAACCCCGCGATGCCCGGCGCCATGTCGCGCAGCTCGTGCGGGAACAGGGCGTCGTGGCGGCCCAGCGTGCGCATGATCACGACGAGGCGGGCAAGGTTGCGGATCGTGCGGATCATGACAGGTTTCTAACTTGGGAGAGGGTCAGAGCCGCCAGCCCGAATGGATCGCGGCGACGCCGCCGGTCAGGTTGCGGTAGCGCACCTGGCCGAACCCGGCCGACTCGATCCGGCCGACCAGGCTCCGCTGGTCCGGGAACTGCCGGATGCTTTCCACGAGATACTGGTACGCCTCGCGGTCGCCGGCCACCATCTGGCCCAGGCGCGGCAGCACGGTGAAGGAATAGCGGTCGTAGATCTCGCGCAGCACCGGCAGCACGACCCGGCTGAACTCCAGGCAGAAGAAACGCCCGCCGGGCCGCAGCACGCGCCGGGCCTCGGCCAGCGCCGCGTCGATCCGCGTGACGTTGCGCAGCCCGAAGGCGATGGTATAGACGTCCACCGACCGGCTCTTCAGCGGCAGCTTCTCGGCGTCCCCGACGATCCAGTCCACCCCGGACAGCACGCCCCGGTCGACCGCCCGGTCGCGGCCGACCAGGATCATCCGCTCGTTGATGTCGCAGACGAAGGCCTGGGCGGGTCCATCAGCGGCTTCCAGGAAGCGGAACGAGATGTCGCCGGTGCCGCCCGCCACGTCCAGCAGGGTCATCCCCGGCCGCGGCCGGATCAGCTCGATCAGGTCCGACTTCCACAGCCGGTGGATGCCCCCCGACATCAGGTCGTTCATCAGGTCGTAGTTGCTCGCGACGCTGTCGAACACCTGGCGCACCATCGGCGCCTTGGTGCGGGGATCGACCTCGCGGAAACCGAACCAGCGCGCCTCGGGCGCCTCTCCCTGGGGGGAGGGACGGTCGGACGGATGAACGGACGGACCGCGCGGCACGGCGCCGGGA contains:
- a CDS encoding class I SAM-dependent methyltransferase, with protein sequence MAEDPSQDPASVPGAVPRGPSVHPSDRPSPQGEAPEARWFGFREVDPRTKAPMVRQVFDSVASNYDLMNDLMSGGIHRLWKSDLIELIRPRPGMTLLDVAGGTGDISFRFLEAADGPAQAFVCDINERMILVGRDRAVDRGVLSGVDWIVGDAEKLPLKSRSVDVYTIAFGLRNVTRIDAALAEARRVLRPGGRFFCLEFSRVVLPVLREIYDRYSFTVLPRLGQMVAGDREAYQYLVESIRQFPDQRSLVGRIESAGFGQVRYRNLTGGVAAIHSGWRL